One window from the genome of Cucumis melo cultivar AY chromosome 10, USDA_Cmelo_AY_1.0, whole genome shotgun sequence encodes:
- the LOC103502658 gene encoding thioredoxin H1-like isoform X1 produces MADMGKVITCHTLASWNQQLLKAQQYNKLLVVNFTARWCGPCHAMASVLEELAKKMNNVIFLKVDIDELNSVAKEFEVAALPSYHFLKNGRLVEKFEGAKKDVLKSTVSKHAT; encoded by the exons ATGGCAGATATGGGAAAAGTTATAACATGCCACACTCTTGCCTCGTGGAACCAACAACTCCTCAAAGCCCAACAATACAACAAGCTG CTTGTTGTGAATTTTACTGCAAGATGGTGTGGTCCGTGTCATGCCATGGCGAGTGTTCTTGAAGAATTAGCGAAGAAGATGAACAATGTTATTTTTTTGAAAGTAGACATTGATGAACTGAAT AGTGTGGCGAAGGAGTTTGAAGTGGCTGCCCTTCCTTCGTATCATTTCTTGAAGAATGGGAGATTGGTTGAAAAATTCGAAGGTGCAAAGAAGGATGTACTGAAAAGCACTGTATCCAAACATGCCACATGA
- the LOC103502658 gene encoding thioredoxin H1-like isoform X2, translated as MADMGKVITCHTLASWNQQLLKAQQYNKLLVVNFTARWCGPCHAMASVLEELAKKMNNVIFLKVDIDELNEFEVAALPSYHFLKNGRLVEKFEGAKKDVLKSTVSKHAT; from the exons ATGGCAGATATGGGAAAAGTTATAACATGCCACACTCTTGCCTCGTGGAACCAACAACTCCTCAAAGCCCAACAATACAACAAGCTG CTTGTTGTGAATTTTACTGCAAGATGGTGTGGTCCGTGTCATGCCATGGCGAGTGTTCTTGAAGAATTAGCGAAGAAGATGAACAATGTTATTTTTTTGAAAGTAGACATTGATGAACTGAAT GAGTTTGAAGTGGCTGCCCTTCCTTCGTATCATTTCTTGAAGAATGGGAGATTGGTTGAAAAATTCGAAGGTGCAAAGAAGGATGTACTGAAAAGCACTGTATCCAAACATGCCACATGA